In the Sorghum bicolor cultivar BTx623 chromosome 4, Sorghum_bicolor_NCBIv3, whole genome shotgun sequence genome, ggtagtaccacctcgctagCTGAAGGCGGATGAGCCAGTCGAACGAGCTATAAAATAAGGCGCAGGGCTCCGTTATGAAGCATACCTTTCTCGGCCTTTTGGCTAAGATCAAGTGTAGTATCTGTTCTTATCAGTTTAATATCTGATATGTGGGCCATGTGCCCACTTTGATATTAAATTTATCTTTTGTGGGGGAGGGGCCGTCACAGTGGCTTGCCACTGGGTCCCTCGAGCGTCGCTCAGCCGTTGCACTGCTGACCGGGCCTGGCGCACCCAACCAAATCTAAATTAAGCTATGCCAAATTGCATTGGTCCAGTATGGTTGTCTCCAGCAACTTGCCTAcgttttttcatgatttttggcggACATTTGTCCCCTTCACAGTTGGGCTTTCTTTGGGCCTGAGTAGTATAGGTTATATTTGCCGTCTACGTTTTATCTGGGCCCGTTTGTTTCAGGTTGGATTGGTGCAACTACGGGCCTCTTTGTAGCTGTTTTTTTGTCAAACAATTATTTCTAAAACAATTTTATAgtgaaactttttttttctcttacaaAGGCATGAGTtcggatgaagctgaaaaattagcttattgcagctctcctcatttctctctcatcTATATAAGAAGCAGTTGGTGAAACTATTTtactaaatatttttttccaaAAATAGCTTAGTTTCATCTAGAAAGTTACTTATGaagctattttataaaaaacagctttactagtgaaatTAAGCTGTGTCAAACAACACTTACTTATGTTTGATTTACAACGATGACTAGTGTTGGGTAGACTATACACTGCTTACCTCGTAGTTTGTTTTGGTCAAGTGAGTACCTCGTAGTTTGTTTTGGTCAAGTGAGAACTCGTGTAGTTGTTACATAACACCTAGTAGTTGGGAGGACCTAAACGGTCTCAGTGATCACTGGCATAATGGGAGATTTGCCACTTTGAAGATGGCAAATGGATATAGTGAAGCTTGAGCTTTGTTGACTCAAGACAACTTAAACTCTTTAATTTGTGCTTCAACATGCATTTATGAGGGTGTCCATTGACCTTGATACCAAAGATAAAAATCCAGTTGACTCTTGTTCACTCTCTTGCATTGCATTCTTGTTATGTTTACTTGCTAACAACTAAAATCTAATCTTTTACTAGTTTGCCCTTTCAGTTGCTAGGTTTTATATTTCTAGACCTtaaggacaatatttgttactaCAGTTTTGCTAAGGACTCGGTTTAGTTTGTTAGCCCTAACGATGAGACTTGGTGTTCTTACTTAATTCTTGGATTATAGATATGTAAGGGATGGTGAAACAATGTTTCATGTTAAAGTCGTTGCTTTAAAATTTTAAGGCCCGTAATTCATCCATCGAGCCATTTGATTCTTTAGGTCAGAGGCAACAGTGTGACCTGTTATCAAAAGTGTCCTGCCCAATACAACTAGTGCCGTTCCAAGACTGAACCACATGTTTAAACATTCTATCGATATACTCGAACTATGGACGAATGAATCGAAGTCCGCCCATTGGTTCGACTGTGATTATGCCTGACTCAAAACCATTAGGGCGTCCTCAACAGTTGAGTCGGCATCTATCTTATATGAGTCATGCCATTGTCATTTCATCATATGAACCTCACATGTAAATGATATTTTATTCTACAtcttctctccttcttctctaagTCTTTATAAGTAGGTGACTACCTCATTTTTTGAGCGAGATAGGTGTTGAGATAAGAGATAGtctcttctctttttcataTTCTCTTCCACCTAAGAAAAATGATAACATGAATTATTATGAGCTAGCTGAAGTGGCACTGTTCGGGATTAGGCATGGTGTTCGTAAGATGAGACGGTGGAGTCAGACACGCAACCAACGGGCAACGCGTAGCAACTGTTGCAAAAATTTTACAGACAAATCTAAGCCAAATGAACAGGATATAGGGTGCTTCAATTCTAAGCCAAATGATGCTGGTGCAATCAGAAGAAGACCTGCAAGGAAACATTACTCACTCCGTCGTGCTCTAATCTCCTCCGTTCTGTTCCCATAGGAATCGATTTCCGCGCGATAGATGCGGTTTCCTTCCCGGGCGGAATTTGTCTTTTTGGGGGATGTTTTGCACATCCTCTGGTGGTTATTATTGTTGCTCGCAATTTCCACGCAAAAGGATCACGTGAAAGATTTCTTCTTTTCCTTGAGAAAGAACAGGATATTGTTATTAAATAAATTATACATAATTAGGAGGGTTCTTATGCATAGTTTATTTACAAGCGATGGAGTCTTGATTTGTTATAGGAAGGGAAAACTCTACTTGTAGAATCAGCGATTGCCATCGTGTTTCTATCATTGTACAGTGTACACAAGTACACACTGCATACCCTCTTCTTAGAGCATGTTTGGTTCCCTGCATCCCTTCAATCAGGCTCCTGGATATAGGTATCCGGTGATTGTTTATCTGTTCTCCTTCCTCGGCCAGGCTGCGCTCGTGCAAAAGGAGCCCCTTGGCCAGGCTCTAGAGGAACGGCCGATTCACGCATTTTGCTCAGGCCTGGCTCCCTCCGTGCTCTCGCGTGTGCGCGCTCGTCAAAATCGTCTGGCGTTCCACTAGTGCAAACTCGTACTCCATGCAAATAGCAAATGGGATACCACTAGTGCATTCCTGCAAACTCGTACTCCATGCAACTCACCTCTATTTCAGCTCCTTTCAATAAACTTGATAGGCCTTCTGCCACCAAGAGGAGAAGGTAGGGTGATAAGGGTCCCCTGCCGTAGGCCTCTTGTTGGAATAAAAGTTTCAGTCTTCATTGAGTTTACTCTGGCCTTATATTTCACAGACTTGACACAGCCACACAGGCCATGATCAGATCCACCCATCTTCGATCAAAACCCATTTTTAACACATCTTTTTCTAGAAAACCCCATTCCACTCTATCATATGCAATTTTTTTAGTAGAAGATGCTCTTGTGAAACATATCAGGAGGATCTGTCCTCGAGAACATTTGGTGTGGTGTGCActttgcaggatcagattggtATTCGCGCAAtcagtgtgaactggtccgttgCTAGTGCAGAGAAACAGACCGTGCAATGTCACGCACCCGGCGCCGTCCCTTACGGCCAATGCTCAGGGAACGTGCGAGCACCGGCGCTGACGGAGTGGCAACGGCGATTTGGCATCTATTTGGACTTAGAAATGGCGTAGGGAATATTGTGAGAGTTCAGATCCCACGTAAACAAAATTCTGAATGTCAGGCACAAAAATTGCAGACCAAACATGTATTGGTATGTGGTATCACTAAATAAGGTCCGAGGTTGCTGTACAGCTGAGTTCACAACTACCTTGCAAAGGTATCACGCTGGAAAGAGAACGAGCAGGTTTGGTCTAGAACACACCGCTGTACTCGTCCTCTTCACCGTTCATCTGGATGAACCACAGGATTGCCACGCCAAAGACCACAAAGGATGATAGCTCCATCGTCAGGGCTCCCCATCCAATGACGCCAGCGTGCTTCAGGATCGACGGAATGGCAATGCTCCCCACTATTGATGCGCCcgtcaagaattttgtgaagtTCACCCAACTGTAGTGGCAATAAAGGTACACCAATTAACTTCGCCATGTATGAAAAAATAGTTAGAAAGATATGAAAGAGAACCTAGGGAATGTAAATCAGCAATTAGCAGGCAGGCACAACAGCTGACAAGCAAGTAGCAAAGGATGTGCAAGCCAATGCTCAGGTTTAACGTAACAAGAAAACTGTTTCATGGCAATGAACTCTATTCATTTTGTGCCCCAGAAATGTTGTTTAGGAAAACAATCCGACCATGATGGATCAGGACCTTGGTTTTAGAACCTCTAAAATGAATTCCAGCAAGGCAATGCATATCTTGAGGGGCAACAAATAGTGCTAAAAAGTATGGTGACAAGGGTGATTAAGACCCCAAGAAAAAGCAGCAGCATGGACTAGAGAGGATCACTTACCTGTCTCCCCCATTAGACATGATTGAGGAAGTATCCGAACCCAGGAAAAATATGAGGGGCATTGGTAGGATAAGATACATCAGAACTGCACAAAATGTCAAGGGTTACTTACAATGTCCTACAAACAATTATCAGGATATAAGCTTAGTTTGCTAGTGTTACACAAAATTTTCTAACCTGTTAGCATTGGCCACCAGTTGTTATAGAGAGCACAAGCCTGAAGGAGCAAAAATTATATAGGTTTAGGTGACAGTGGAAAAGATAATGAACCGGCACAGAGGTATTTAAGTCAGATGCTTACCAAGATTTGCAAGACAATTCCACTAGAGACCAATATGGCAAGAAGGGCAAGCCTTCCACTCTGCAAACATGTTCTCATACTTCGTGATAGTGCCATTGTGCCCTTCTGTTTGTTACTTCGGCTACAGTTTCTCCTTTAATGCGAATGGCTCACAAAGTTGTTGCTTGTTCTCGAACAAACCTCAGCTACAATTTCTGGGAAGGGCAAAGAACATATGAGCAGTTTCATGGAAGCAACTAAAAAAACAGGGTGATAAATGATCCACCAACATGGAGAATATAACCTTGGATTAAAATGTTAATGTAGAGATGCAGAAATAGTAAACAAATTCCCCAATAAATTAATGTGGAGAGTGGAAAGaagttaaaaaaaaggaaaattacAGTGACTCAGTCACAACTCACAACTACTCCGTATATGGTTGTCATATGTAGCACACTCAATCGTGAAGACTGATTTAGACAAAACACCTCAATTCCCCTGGGATCCTATCTCTTTTAACTGATATATTTTCTAGTAAACCAGAGTATTTTACATTGTAACTAAAGAACCAGCTGCATCAGGGCACACCAATGTACAGCGAAAGGCAAAAAGAGCAACTGCGCTAAGATGAAGGAAAACACGACCAGGTTTCTGAGTTTCTGTCAGTTCCACTTCTATCAACATTTGCCACTTACTTGTGACTTACAAAATGGCTGAAAACTGTAGGCTTACACTTCCAAGCATGTATGCGCTCCTAGGCCCTAGCATGGACTTTTTCCACATCTGAGTGCTATGAAGGAACCTCTAATCCTTTCTGGACATGAATCTGAGTAGCTATGAAGGAACCTCTAATCCTTTTTGGATATGAATTTGCCTCTGAAGTCTGAAGAACACAGGACCCAAACCAGAAGCGTGGTTTGATGCATAAACTGAATTAGCTCGACATGCAGCAACGAAATCTGCTACTACTAAATTGTGACGAGATTGGGATCAGCGGCAGTGCGGTCTGCGTATAAGCCAATCCGATCCGAATTCCCGTGCGATCCCATCCGGAGCGAAGTGATTCCTTATGATGGGTTCAGGTCTGGTCCGGTTCTGTCCAGCCCAGAGATCCAATCGCAGGCCAATTCCAAGGTACAATCTAATCGCGCATTCTAATTTCGAAAAAACACTAGGTAGCAGCTCGCACCGATCGATCGAACCACCAAATCAcgcggggagggagggagagaggagaggtGCGTACTCAGGCTGTGCGCGGCAGGAGGATCGCAGGAGAGGAGACGGCCGCCGCAACCGCTCGGAAGAGCCGGGATGACACCGCCACCGTGCCGGAGAGGAGAAAGCGCCGCCACACCACGCCCGGGGGCCGGGGGCAGGCTGCTGCTGTTGCCGAGGCACCAGAGACTTGGTTGAGGGGATGCCGGGATGAGAGGAGAGCAGTTGGAGTTGGAGAAGGGTTTGTGATGTGGATGTGGACGGCCCACCAAGTGGCGTGGCGGCGAGGGGCAAACCTTATGatgggtgttttttttttctgaaaaaacCTTATGATGGGTGTCTAATCACTAGTTTAAGGACGTGTCTTGCACAGCTTATAATGAGATTCTACAATGATCAAATCAAGCTGAAATAGAGAACAAACTGCGTTTTTTCTCGAACAATTTCTCTCTACCTTCATTTGTACTAAACTACTAATACATATAAACTATGTAGATCTTATCTTAACCATGatttttctttatatttatataattttctTAGAAAAGTTGTATAAGCAGAGCTGAAGACAGCTCTAAGACTGTCTTCAACAGCTCTTACCCAAACACAAAATGCATTTATTGATTTGGATCACGCACAGACAAAAGGTCTCTCATATAAAACTTCCCCTTTCCAATAGGGGACACAAATCTCGCACCCAAACACCCCTAGCCAAGCACACCCCTAGGGCCGCCTGTCTCCTTGCATGCTCCTCGTCGAGCGGGGTGCCCCTGCCATGGATCCACCTCGCCGCACCAGTCCAACATAGGGGATGAGTGGGGTCGACAATGGAGGGGATGAGGTGGCCGACAACGGAGCCACGCTGGAGAAGGGTGGGGTTGGGCAGCGTGACGACGTCATATGGAAAGAGCAGTACAGGGCGAGGCTAGGCTGTCGCGAAAGGAGACGGCGTAGGGACAGAGACCGAGCTCGCCATCGTCGTGGCGGCCACTCCTCGCCGCACCGCCGTGGATCCGCCTTCGTCGCGTCGGCCGCACCTCGTCGCACCGCCACGGATCCACCTTCACCGCGTCAGTCGCACCTCGCCGTAGGGAAGGCCTCATGGCCCCACCTCGGCCCGCCGCAGCGACCGAGCTCGCCACCCCCATCTCTGATGGTAGCCTCCTCCACTACGGCAACTCCCTCTCTATCCCCAACTCTGGTCATCCCCTTTCCTCGTGGTGATGGGCCCTGCGCTGCAGAGAGGACGCAAAGAGACGGAGGGAGGTGCTTTTTTGCCTTGTGTGTTGCCCTAAAGCCTACAAAATAGTTCAATCAAAAATCCTAAAGCCTACAAAATATAAACACATGtagtttcacaaaaaaaaaagaatggagGGGGTAAAAGAACTggttttagagcatctccaagagcttgactaaaattagtagccaaattctaatgtttagccgttttgtaaaatagataacttcttaaaaaagaagaggttcgcaacagccttgctatcagatagctagtgtcaGTGGTTAGCTATATATAGCCAACAAAAATAAAGGGATAGCAAACTttatattttacaaaaccaaatatcACATCTGTTGGAGTCTATTTTTCTGCTATAAAAGTTCTAAAAGGCCTCTATAATAAGAATAGgaaagctgttggagttgctcttatagtTCAAAGAGCAAACAAAATCTAACAATGATGACAACTAAGAGAGATAAATTGGACCTTAAAAAAGAGGTTTACACCGTTATGGTGACAATCTGGGCCGTGACCGTCACAAGCCGTCCCAAAAATAAGCGGAGCCACAGGGTGACTGAATCTGTGATCCGCACCGTCGCCGCCGTAGCGAGTGCTATAGACCGCGGTACGCGCGCGCGGGGGTGGGGGGAGGCGCCCCGGTCAAACAAGCGAGGCAGGCTCCAGGAGGTTCTCCTCCTACCCGTTCGCTCCCTCCCCTCGATCCCTTTCGCCGCGCGCGCGAGAgggggggagagagaggagatcgAGGAGACAAAAAGAAGAGGGTGTTGTGCATGTGATCGGGCGGGTCGTCGTCGCCTCGGCCGGCCAAACTAACGACGACCACCGGCCGGCACTCGATTCTCGGCGGTAGGCAATGGGCAAGATCGAGTACGCCGTGGTGGCGCGCGGTGCGGTGGTGCTGGCGGAGCACTACGGCGCGTCGGCGGCGGGCGGCAACGCGGGCGCCGTGGCGAGGCAggtcctcgagcgcctccccgCCGGCGGCGCCGGTGGCGACGACTGCAACGTCTCGTACACGCAGGACCTCCACGTGTTCCACGTCAAGCGCACCGACGGCCTCACCGCGCTCTGCATGGCCGACGACGCCGCCGGGCGTAAGTGCACGCGCATCCATCCTGCCATGCATCCATTGTTCAAACTTCCCAGCATTTTCCATCCGATCCGATCCAATCGACACAAGATTTCGATCATCAGCACGGTCGATCGGTGTAGTATCCTGCAAACTATATATTGGCCTGCAATTTGATCGGAGTTTTCGAAACTCGAAGTGAACCGATGTGGCATCGTGTTGATTCTGCATGCGCGCGCGTTTTCAGGGCGTGTTCCGTTCGCGTTCCTGGAGGACATCCACGGGAGGTTCGTCAAGGCGTACGGCCGCGCGGCGCTCACCGCGCTCGCGTACGCCATGAACGACGAGTTCTCCAGGGTTCTGGCCCAGCAGATGGACTACTACTCCAACGACGCCAGCGCGGACAGGATAAACCGCATGAGGGGTGAGATCGACCAGGTATATACAGATATACGTACgtttttcttcttcatctatagTCTGGACAGAATTCGGCTTTGATTTTGCTCATCATTAACAACGTTTGTCTTGCAAATGCAAGTCGCATTGTCCGTCTTTGGCGGCCGGCTTGAATGAAACATTAACTAATTTGCATTGCAGGTCCGGAACGTGATGATAGACAACATCGACAGGGTGCTGGAGAGGGGTGAGCGTCTGGAGCTGCTGGTGGACAAGACGGCAACCATGCAGGGGAACACCATGCGCTTCAAGCGCCAAGCTCGCCGCTTCAGGAACACCATGTGGTGGAGGAACGTCAAGCTCACGTACGTTATTACGTCACCTTCCTGAGGCATGCATGTTGTGTGTACTGTAGTTAATACTGTTTGTGATCTTACGCATTTCATTAGTTGATTAATACTCCAGTAATTAATATGATCACCTCACCTGACGTCCCTGTAATTCCACTGTTCTTTGCAGCGCCGCGGTGATATTCATCCTCACCGTAATATTGTACCTCGTGCTCGCCTACATGTGTCACGGCTTCACCCTACCATCCTGTGTTCCGTGATCTCCCCTGTGCGGTGTTGGTGCGGCCCTAGCTCTAGCTGCGTCACAACTTCGTTCTGTAAGAGCAGCTGCGGTGCTGCAATTTTTTTCTTGTACGGAGTACCGAGGGAAACAACATTTCCATCGACCGATTCTGAAGTTCGAGcagttctgattttttttttcttggacAAATTTGCTTACCAAGTGAATCTGATTGTTGGGATTTCATCTCGCATGTTCAGTGCTTCCCAGGACGCTAATGGCACATTTAGTCACCAACTAGTAGATCATCCCAACTATTCAGGGTGAGCGGAGTATGCATCTCTCTAGTAAATCATCCCAATTATTCAGTGAGAGCGGAGTATGCAACAGAGATGCAGATGCATCAACAATCTGGACCAGAGTAAACATGCTGGCCCGAGTACTCTCCAGGAGAAGAAACAAACCAAAAACGGCaggcaaagaaaaaaaacatctgGATGCCACTTGATTAATATAATAGATAAAATATGATACTCTCGTACGGAGTAAGATACAAAAGCAAAGCAGGACAGTGCTTGCTTAATACAAATCATAAGTTAGCCTATCCAGACAATGGCAGTGTCACAAACAACTGAACGATCACGAAGGACTGGGTGCTCCCCTTATGCGTAGTAATTCAAGCTGGACTTCTTCTTTGCCTGCACTTGGATGATCCCCTCGTTGAAATCCTCGTGTGTAACCTCTGTAGCATCTCGGCGTAGAGCAAGCATGCCAGCTTCTACGCAAACAGCCTTTAGCTGAGCACCATTGAAATCATCAGTTGAACGTGCCAACTCTTCGAAGTTGACGTCTGGATTCACATTCATTTTCCTCGAGTGAATCTACAAAAACAAAACATAGAACAACATTATTTTGCTACGCAAGAACAAAAACCATATGGGGTCTTTGGAGGAAAACAGTATGGGATAGCAGGTCAGTACTGAGCTTCAACAAATTTCAGTGCCCAGAGCCATACCTGCAAGATCCTGGCTCTTGCTTCCTCCGATGGATGAGGGAACTCAATCTTACGATCCAGACGACCAGATCTCATCAGAGCAGGATCAAGAATATCAGCACGATTTGTTGCAGCTATCACCTACAAATCACACAACAATCCAACATTCAGTACACCATATATTAAATAGAACATTGAAAAATATCAGTTCATCTCTCAATATCATCATCAATAGATGTATTTTTTGTGCATTCTCAATCTCCAATTGAACAGAACCTGAGCCGAAGCATCAAGACGGTAATAACTAATAAATTGAAGGTTGAATGCTGACCTTTATCCTCTCATCACTGCTAAATCCATCAAGCTGGTTCAGCAATTCCAACATAGTCCTTTGCACTTCTCTATCGCCACTGACTTCACTGTTTTATTATGAAACAAAAAAATACAAATTAATTAACAGCAGATATATAATGCATAGTCACACGCAATTCCAAAAGCACACAGTGTTTATCTAGCATGTTGGCAAAAGATGGGGAAATCGGATGTTCAAAACACAACTACCAACAGCCATTGTTGATAGTGTAAGGAAAATTTGACCACACCAAATATTAACAAGATTCAGTCACTAATCTAATCTAgccttttaaaaaaaaaacaaatcttATGCAGAGCACTCACTAAATATACCTTAAATATTAAAAGGATAGTGGTCAAGGCAATCTAGTCTACACTGAAATAGACTAAACAGAATTAAAAATTGAAATGATGATCAAACTTGGTCACAAACTGGTATCATTAAACCAGAACGTGTAAATAAACATTGTCATTATAGGTGAAAAGGTGTTAAAACAGACATCAGACTGAATTACTAACTAAATAGGAGTTGTACCTGTCAAAACGCTTTGTTCCAATGGCATCAATTTCATCAATAAAGATGATGCAGGGGGCTTTCTCCTTAGCAAGCTGAAAAGCATCTCGAACAAGCTTAGCTCCATCACCGATGAACATCTGAAACAATTCACACAGATGTTAAAGAAAATTTAATccaaaaaaactaaacaaaactAAGCAAGAATGAACATGAACTGATAATGGACCCAGCAGTATTTCATGTAACTCATCAACCATTATATTGGACAAATACATGAATCAGTACTTAATGTAATCATATCCTAATCTGATGCTGATAATCATCCTATAACATCGATTCCCACCTAGCATGCAGATACCAAATAATGTCTAAAGGAATACatcgccaaaaaaaaaagagtttgcTAGAATCACACTGCATGAATTATGTAAACTGCAAG is a window encoding:
- the LOC8084659 gene encoding vesicle-associated membrane protein 711; the encoded protein is MGKIEYAVVARGAVVLAEHYGASAAGGNAGAVARQVLERLPAGGAGGDDCNVSYTQDLHVFHVKRTDGLTALCMADDAAGRRVPFAFLEDIHGRFVKAYGRAALTALAYAMNDEFSRVLAQQMDYYSNDASADRINRMRGEIDQVRNVMIDNIDRVLERGERLELLVDKTATMQGNTMRFKRQARRFRNTMWWRNVKLTAAVIFILTVILYLVLAYMCHGFTLPSCVP
- the LOC8084658 gene encoding vacuolar protein sorting-associated protein 55 homolog; this translates as MALSRSMRTCLQSGRLALLAILVSSGIVLQILACALYNNWWPMLTVLMYLILPMPLIFFLGSDTSSIMSNGGDSWVNFTKFLTGASIVGSIAIPSILKHAGVIGWGALTMELSSFVVFGVAILWFIQMNGEEDEYSGVF